One genomic window of Scylla paramamosain isolate STU-SP2022 chromosome 20, ASM3559412v1, whole genome shotgun sequence includes the following:
- the LOC135110287 gene encoding GRB10-interacting GYF protein 2-like isoform X4: MSETALKFGPEWLRVLSHGGSVSSPPPSPGVNKMKQRAEHRYGREEMLALFNKHQSPPDGMQALGSLYVDKAQEPLAFIPMNEEEQRMWQRGVNSDVVLRQAGRAPVNGVGRGRGGSVDRGRGRGRGTASYYTRGLSYDEEVEPRGHKEGGPPGIGIRSKPYERSQSVHEQRPWSERAPAGTVPGVGVVPEDRNGAVSPRKEQGRASTENWRSRAGENDDSERWRGVGGGRSEKWGPRGWRERENGLEGDWEEGLGRGSTRGMPASSRGMRQPWDEKDGHFRKSWDEDNLPEWYIVRATENSDEKGGSFDASGAFHGPGSGWSDEEEPTAEGRGCGPGRPRQKSSSPDKGILPENSATDKAEAGKGQDDSESLEEKAQKKGIEEEPQPRHSPMNNGMDPAQALHPPIDSIPSEGSTTEESQGREENRGSPNEMEPGNVIPEAMMNGVASEEESSGREAPAPPPFQGGVGPVPVPVPVQAQNSEGPEPVPGLGREHQGEEEKLEHMQSVADDLVAKLVEEDDPRPRSNPPNPGVTPPGQMGPMPEPAPHPTHTATEDKWYYTDPQGEIQGPFSSNDMAEWYKAGYFTPSLLLKRDCDDQFAQLGDLTRVFGRVPFIPGPPVPPLKLPELLAAQKQQAERERLELLQTYMLQKQVYQQQIAARQQVLQKLQSLEEWSTLNPIQQQQLFMQHMMTMFPGHPPIPPTVPPSTAIPQTTQVSAPIPDPRIVAGPDPRILPGPAGPPSSKPQDPIQALVAQMQTNSITNNTAMTSSCEGLLTSQLTATSMAAENPLQKLLMQLQRGQQPGMGPMGGGPVGGGALGVGMAGAAGGVGGVTAPSVATPPTTVPTIEKPPEQQFDAIQSLMQQLTNMQTPAQDQIQQEEQRRRDEDQKRIEEERKLLEDQKRAEEERIKIEELRLKEELKRQEEQRRSLEALRRQHEEEAQRLEEERRKIMEEQIRRQEEMRRIEEEKVRKEEEQKKLKDQQMNEAKRRQEEQLRRQEEHRRQQQQQQQQQQQQQQQQQQQHQQQQQQQQQHQQQQQPQHQQQQQQQQQQQQQQLLQQQQQQQLLQQKQQEEAAKRKEEARRQEELRRQQEEERKRQEEERRRREEEEEEARQQAQIQEEMRRIALEEERRHMQQVEEEERQRQAEEEDRRHQHLLHLKNILPAWNTQNPAPAPEAAPAPSLADIQRAQEEKERREREVELQMQQQRQRDAQRQAAEEARQKNSGLKWAAKAQANPAPAPVKSLLEIQAEEEKELKKRQEKEAAERAAAVSHMSLGAAGVWGSAMSNLSWASRASTVGTTAASHQSSQQWGGNSGGQSAGGGLWNNTSQPAAVTTSNPGQSVWNNDHSSIWNHADNSSSTGGFWDNPEPSKPKPASGRTPTKPNNPNQNHNRGGGPAGAPQHNNSTSTRVSKKKNKDESDMVKKLFTENVSQADNFTQWCKSSLNTMKVHASIDIPTFVTFLAEVESPYEVHDYIRSYLGDSKEVREFAKQYLERRSKARNAQKEREVEDDILAPAPAVNPTTSEFQEVKARSRKANKKKMQKVDSSILGFNVTSNERINVGEREYAE; encoded by the exons ATGTCAGAAACGGCTTTGAAATTTGGCCCAGAGTGGCTACGAGTCCTGTCCCACGGCGGTAGTGTGTCCTCTCCACCACCCAGCCCGGGAGTCAACAAGATGAAG CAGAGGGCAGAACATCGCTATGGTCGGGAGGAGATGTTGGCACTCTTCAATAAGCATCAAAGTCCACCAGATGGAATGCAAGCGCTTGGCTCGTTGTATGTCGACAAGGCTCAAGAACCACTGGCTTTCATACCCATGAATGAGGAAGAACAG CGTATGTGGCAGAGAGGGGTAAACAGTGATGTAGTGCTTCGTCAGGCTGGGCGTGCTCCTGTCAATGGGGTggggagaggacgaggaggcagTGTGGATCGGGGTCGGGGACGCGGCAGGGGTACTGCCTCTTATTACACTCGTGGGCTCAGCTATGATGAAGAGGTGGAACCACGGGGCCATAAAGAAGGAGGACCACCCGGCATTGGCATTAG AAGTAAACCCTATGAGAGGTCGCAGAGTGTGCATGAGCAAAGGCCTTGGAGTGAGCGGGCCCCCGCTGGCACAGTGCCAGGGGTTGGTGTTGTGCCTGAGGACCGCAATGGAGCAGTATCACCACGGAAGGAGCAGGGACGGGCCTCCACAGAGAACTGGAGGTCCCGGGCTGGTGAAAATGATGACAGTGAACGCTGGAGGGGAGTTGGGGGCGGCCGGAGTGAAAAGTGGG GTCCTCGTGGGTGGCGTGAGCGAGAGAATGGGCTGGAGGGTGACTGGGAGGAGGGGTTAGGGCGGGGCAGTACCCGAGGGATGCCTGCCTCATCACGGGGCATGCGGCAACCCTGGGACGAGAAAGATGGGCATTTCCGCAAGTCCTGGGATGAGGACAATTTGCCAGAATG GTATATCGTCCGAGCAACTGAAAACTCTGATGAGAAAGGTGGGAGTTTTGATGCTTCTGGTGCCTTCCATGGACCAGGATCTGGGTGGTCTGATGAGGAGGAGCCCACAGCTGAGGGGCGCGGCTGTGGCCCTGGCAGACCTCGTCAGAAGTCCTCCAGCCCTGACAAAGGCATTTTACCTGAGAACTCTGCAACTGACAAAGCAGAGGCTGGCAAGGGTCAGGATGACTCTGAGTCACTGGAGGAGAAGgcacagaagaaaggaatagaggaggagccTCAGCCTAGACACTCCCCAATGAACAATGGGATGGACCCTGCTCAAGCTCTTCACCCGCCTATTGATTCCATACCCTCTGAG GGATCAACCACAgaagaatcacaaggcagggaAGAGAACAGGGGAAGCCCAAATGAGATGGAGCCGGGCAATGTCATTCCTGAAGCCATGATGAATGGTGTGGCCTCAGAGGAAGAGAGCAGTGGGAGGGAGGCCCCAGCACCACCCCCATTCCAGGGTGGAGTGGGACCAGTCCCAGTCCCAGTCCCAGTGCAAGCACAGAACTCTGAGGGTCCAGAACCTGTGCCTGGGTTGGGACGGGAGcaccagggggaggaggagaagctggagCACATGCAGAGTGTTGCAGATGACTTGGTGGCAAAGCTGGTTGAAGAAGATGATCCTCGCCCCCGGTCCAACCCTCCCAACCCTGGTGTGACACCCCCAGGGCAAATGGGGCCCATGCCTGAGCCAGCACCCCATCCCACTCACACTGCCACGGAGGACAAGTGGTACTACACTGACCCTCAG GGTGAGATTCAGGGTCCCTTCTCCTCAAACGACATGGCAGAGTGGTACAAGGCCGGCTACTTCACCCCGAGCCTGCTGCTTAAGCGCGATTGTGATGACCAGTTTGCTCAGCTGGGGGACCTTACCAGGGTTTTTGGTAGGGTGCCCTTCATTCCAGGACCTCCAGTTCCTCCCCTTAAG CTACCAGAACTGCTGGCAGCACAGAAGCAGCAGGCTGAAAGAGAGCGCTTGGAGTTGCTACAGACTTATATGTTGCAGAAGCAAGTTTACCAACAGCAGATTGCTGCCAG ACAACAAGTGTTACAAAAGCTACAAAGTCTTGAGGAGTGGAGCACACTCAACCccatccagcagcagcagttgttcATGCAGCACATGATGACTATGTTCCCTGGCCACCCTCCCATCCCCCCCACAGTGCCTCCATCCACTGCCATACCTCAGACCACCCAGGTGTCCGCCCCCATCCCTGACCCAAGGATTGTTGCTGGACCAGATCCTAGAATCCTGCCGGGCCCTGCTGGACCACCATCCTCTAAACCTCAGGATCCCATACAAGCTCTTGTTGCACAAATG CAAACCAACTCCATTACCAATAACACAGCCATGACCAGCTCCTGTGAGGGGTTGCTGACCTCCCAGCTAACAGCAACATCCATGGCAGCTGAAAACCCCCTGCAGAAATTATTGATGCAGCTGCAGAGGGGACAGCAGCCTGGAATGGGACCAATGGGAGGAGGcccagtaggaggaggagcccTGGGAGTGGGTATGGCAGGAGCAGCGGGGGGAGTAGGGGGAGTGACAGCTCCCTCAGTGGCCACGCCTCCCACAACCGTGCCAACAATAGAGAAGCCGCCTGAGCAGCAGTTTGATGCCATCCAGTCCCTCATGCAACAGCTCACCAACATGCAGACTCCAGCACAGGACCAGATACAACAG GAGGAGCAGCGCAGACGTGATGAAGACCAGaagagaatagaggaagagaggaagctgtTGGAAGACCAAAAGAGagctgaagaagagagaatcaAAATTGAGGAACTCAG GCTGAAGGAGGAACTGAagaggcaggaggagcagagaagAAGCCTGGAAGCACTGCGACGCCAGCATGAGGAGGAGGctcagaggctggaggaggagaggaggaagatcatGGAGGAGCAGATAAGAAGgcaggaggagatgagaagaattgaagaggagaaggttaggaaagaagaggagcagaaaaaaTTGAAA GATCAACAGATGAATGAAGCCAAGCGGAGACAAGAGGAGCAGCTGCGCCGCCAAGAGGAACACAggcgacaacagcagcagcaacaacagcagcagcagcagcagcagcagcagcagcagcagcagcatcaacaacagcagcagcagcagcagcagcatcaacaacagcagcagccacagcatcaacagcagcagcaacaacagcaacaacaacagcaacaacaactacttcagcagcaacagcagcagcagctgcttcaacagaagcagcaagaagaagcagccaagaggaaagaggaagctaGAAGACAAGAGGAACTCCGtagacagcaggaggaggaaagaaagagacaggaggaagagaggagaag gcgagaagaggaggaggaagaagcaagacAGCAAGCACAAATccaggaggaaatgaggaggattGCCCTAGAAGAGGAACGGAGACACATGCAACAG gtggaggaagaggagcgtcAGAGACAggctgaggaggaagacaggagacaCCAACACCTTTTGCATCTAAAGAATATCCTACCTGCCTGGAATACACAGAACCCAGCTCCAGCCCCTGAGGCAGCCCCAGCGCCCTCCCTGGCTGATATTCAGCGTgcccaggaggagaaggagaggagg GAACGGGAAGTGGAGCTCCAgatgcagcagcagcggcagagGGATGCCCAGAGACAGGCAGCAGAAGAGGCACGTCAGAAGAACTCTGGCCTGAAGTGGGCTGCCAAGGCTCAAGCCaatcctgctcctgctcctgtcAAGTCTCTCCTGGAGATTcaagcagaggaggaaaaggagctaAAGAAA CGCCAAGAGAAGGAGGCAGCTGAGCGAGCAGCAGCAGTCAGCCACATGAGTTTGGGGGCGGCAGGTGTGTGGGGCTCTGCCATGTCCAACCTTTCCTGGGCCAGCCGTGCCTCCACTGTGGGGACAACTGCGGCCAGCCACCAGTCTAGTCAACAG TGGGGTGGAAACAGTGGTGGTCAGTCAGCTGGAGGTGGTTTGTGGAACAATACAAGCCAGCCTGCTGCAGTCACTACCTCCAACCCCGGCCAATCCGTCTGGAACAATGATCACTCCTCCATCTGGAACCATGCTGACAACTCATCATCCACTG GTGGATTCTGGGACAACCCTGAGCCCAGCAAACCCAAGCCAGCAAGTGGCAGGACCCCCACCAAACCCAACAACCCAAACCAGAACCACAACCGAGGTGGTGGGCCAGCAGGGGCACCACAGCACAACAACAGTACAAGTACCCGGGTcagcaagaagaagaataaggatgagagtgaCATGGTGAAGAAGTTGTTCACTGAGAATGTTTCCCAGGCAGACAATTTCACTCAGTGGTGTAAATCTTCACTTAACACCATGAAGGTTCATGCTTCTATTGACA TTCCAACCTTTGTAACCTTCCTGGCGGAGGTTGAGTCCCCTTATGAAGTGCACGACTACATTCGCTCCTACCTTGGGGACAgcaaggaggtgagggagtttGCCAAGCAGTATTTGGAGCGGCGCAGCAAAGCTCGCAACGCTCAGAAGGAgcgggaggtggaggatgacatCCTGGCGCCGGCACCAGCTGTCAACCCCACTACCTCAGAGTTCCAAGAGGTCAAG GCCCGCAGCAGGAAGGCAAACAAAAAGAAGATGCAGAAGGTGGACAGCAGCATACTTGGCTTCAATGTGACCT
- the LOC135110287 gene encoding GRB10-interacting GYF protein 2-like isoform X3, with translation MSETALKFGPEWLRVLSHGGSVSSPPPSPGVNKMKQRAEHRYGREEMLALFNKHQSPPDGMQALGSLYVDKAQEPLAFIPMNEEEQRMWQRGVNSDVVLRQAGRAPVNGVGRGRGGSVDRGRGRGRGTASYYTRGLSYDEEVEPRGHKEGGPPGIGISKPYERSQSVHEQRPWSERAPAGTVPGVGVVPEDRNGAVSPRKEQGRASTENWRSRAGENDDSERWRGVGGGRSEKWGPRGWRERENGLEGDWEEGLGRGSTRGMPASSRGMRQPWDEKDGHFRKSWDEDNLPEWYIVRATENSDEKGGSFDASGAFHGPGSGWSDEEEPTAEGRGCGPGRPRQKSSSPDKGILPENSATDKAEAGKGQDDSESLEEKAQKKGIEEEPQPRHSPMNNGMDPAQALHPPIDSIPSEVHFFNIYGSTTEESQGREENRGSPNEMEPGNVIPEAMMNGVASEEESSGREAPAPPPFQGGVGPVPVPVPVQAQNSEGPEPVPGLGREHQGEEEKLEHMQSVADDLVAKLVEEDDPRPRSNPPNPGVTPPGQMGPMPEPAPHPTHTATEDKWYYTDPQGEIQGPFSSNDMAEWYKAGYFTPSLLLKRDCDDQFAQLGDLTRVFGRVPFIPGPPVPPLKLPELLAAQKQQAERERLELLQTYMLQKQVYQQQIAARQQVLQKLQSLEEWSTLNPIQQQQLFMQHMMTMFPGHPPIPPTVPPSTAIPQTTQVSAPIPDPRIVAGPDPRILPGPAGPPSSKPQDPIQALVAQMQTNSITNNTAMTSSCEGLLTSQLTATSMAAENPLQKLLMQLQRGQQPGMGPMGGGPVGGGALGVGMAGAAGGVGGVTAPSVATPPTTVPTIEKPPEQQFDAIQSLMQQLTNMQTPAQDQIQQEEQRRRDEDQKRIEEERKLLEDQKRAEEERIKIEELRLKEELKRQEEQRRSLEALRRQHEEEAQRLEEERRKIMEEQIRRQEEMRRIEEEKVRKEEEQKKLKDQQMNEAKRRQEEQLRRQEEHRRQQQQQQQQQQQQQQQQQQQHQQQQQQQQQHQQQQQPQHQQQQQQQQQQQQQQLLQQQQQQQLLQQKQQEEAAKRKEEARRQEELRRQQEEERKRQEEERRRREEEEEEARQQAQIQEEMRRIALEEERRHMQQVEEEERQRQAEEEDRRHQHLLHLKNILPAWNTQNPAPAPEAAPAPSLADIQRAQEEKERREREVELQMQQQRQRDAQRQAAEEARQKNSGLKWAAKAQANPAPAPVKSLLEIQAEEEKELKKRQEKEAAERAAAVSHMSLGAAGVWGSAMSNLSWASRASTVGTTAASHQSSQQWGGNSGGQSAGGGLWNNTSQPAAVTTSNPGQSVWNNDHSSIWNHADNSSSTGGFWDNPEPSKPKPASGRTPTKPNNPNQNHNRGGGPAGAPQHNNSTSTRVSKKKNKDESDMVKKLFTENVSQADNFTQWCKSSLNTMKVHASIDIPTFVTFLAEVESPYEVHDYIRSYLGDSKEVREFAKQYLERRSKARNAQKEREVEDDILAPAPAVNPTTSEFQEVKARSRKANKKKMQKVDSSILGFNVTSNERINVGEREYAE, from the exons ATGTCAGAAACGGCTTTGAAATTTGGCCCAGAGTGGCTACGAGTCCTGTCCCACGGCGGTAGTGTGTCCTCTCCACCACCCAGCCCGGGAGTCAACAAGATGAAG CAGAGGGCAGAACATCGCTATGGTCGGGAGGAGATGTTGGCACTCTTCAATAAGCATCAAAGTCCACCAGATGGAATGCAAGCGCTTGGCTCGTTGTATGTCGACAAGGCTCAAGAACCACTGGCTTTCATACCCATGAATGAGGAAGAACAG CGTATGTGGCAGAGAGGGGTAAACAGTGATGTAGTGCTTCGTCAGGCTGGGCGTGCTCCTGTCAATGGGGTggggagaggacgaggaggcagTGTGGATCGGGGTCGGGGACGCGGCAGGGGTACTGCCTCTTATTACACTCGTGGGCTCAGCTATGATGAAGAGGTGGAACCACGGGGCCATAAAGAAGGAGGACCACCCGGCATTGGCATTAG TAAACCCTATGAGAGGTCGCAGAGTGTGCATGAGCAAAGGCCTTGGAGTGAGCGGGCCCCCGCTGGCACAGTGCCAGGGGTTGGTGTTGTGCCTGAGGACCGCAATGGAGCAGTATCACCACGGAAGGAGCAGGGACGGGCCTCCACAGAGAACTGGAGGTCCCGGGCTGGTGAAAATGATGACAGTGAACGCTGGAGGGGAGTTGGGGGCGGCCGGAGTGAAAAGTGGG GTCCTCGTGGGTGGCGTGAGCGAGAGAATGGGCTGGAGGGTGACTGGGAGGAGGGGTTAGGGCGGGGCAGTACCCGAGGGATGCCTGCCTCATCACGGGGCATGCGGCAACCCTGGGACGAGAAAGATGGGCATTTCCGCAAGTCCTGGGATGAGGACAATTTGCCAGAATG GTATATCGTCCGAGCAACTGAAAACTCTGATGAGAAAGGTGGGAGTTTTGATGCTTCTGGTGCCTTCCATGGACCAGGATCTGGGTGGTCTGATGAGGAGGAGCCCACAGCTGAGGGGCGCGGCTGTGGCCCTGGCAGACCTCGTCAGAAGTCCTCCAGCCCTGACAAAGGCATTTTACCTGAGAACTCTGCAACTGACAAAGCAGAGGCTGGCAAGGGTCAGGATGACTCTGAGTCACTGGAGGAGAAGgcacagaagaaaggaatagaggaggagccTCAGCCTAGACACTCCCCAATGAACAATGGGATGGACCCTGCTCAAGCTCTTCACCCGCCTATTGATTCCATACCCTCTGAGGTGCATTTCTTTAACATATAT GGATCAACCACAgaagaatcacaaggcagggaAGAGAACAGGGGAAGCCCAAATGAGATGGAGCCGGGCAATGTCATTCCTGAAGCCATGATGAATGGTGTGGCCTCAGAGGAAGAGAGCAGTGGGAGGGAGGCCCCAGCACCACCCCCATTCCAGGGTGGAGTGGGACCAGTCCCAGTCCCAGTCCCAGTGCAAGCACAGAACTCTGAGGGTCCAGAACCTGTGCCTGGGTTGGGACGGGAGcaccagggggaggaggagaagctggagCACATGCAGAGTGTTGCAGATGACTTGGTGGCAAAGCTGGTTGAAGAAGATGATCCTCGCCCCCGGTCCAACCCTCCCAACCCTGGTGTGACACCCCCAGGGCAAATGGGGCCCATGCCTGAGCCAGCACCCCATCCCACTCACACTGCCACGGAGGACAAGTGGTACTACACTGACCCTCAG GGTGAGATTCAGGGTCCCTTCTCCTCAAACGACATGGCAGAGTGGTACAAGGCCGGCTACTTCACCCCGAGCCTGCTGCTTAAGCGCGATTGTGATGACCAGTTTGCTCAGCTGGGGGACCTTACCAGGGTTTTTGGTAGGGTGCCCTTCATTCCAGGACCTCCAGTTCCTCCCCTTAAG CTACCAGAACTGCTGGCAGCACAGAAGCAGCAGGCTGAAAGAGAGCGCTTGGAGTTGCTACAGACTTATATGTTGCAGAAGCAAGTTTACCAACAGCAGATTGCTGCCAG ACAACAAGTGTTACAAAAGCTACAAAGTCTTGAGGAGTGGAGCACACTCAACCccatccagcagcagcagttgttcATGCAGCACATGATGACTATGTTCCCTGGCCACCCTCCCATCCCCCCCACAGTGCCTCCATCCACTGCCATACCTCAGACCACCCAGGTGTCCGCCCCCATCCCTGACCCAAGGATTGTTGCTGGACCAGATCCTAGAATCCTGCCGGGCCCTGCTGGACCACCATCCTCTAAACCTCAGGATCCCATACAAGCTCTTGTTGCACAAATG CAAACCAACTCCATTACCAATAACACAGCCATGACCAGCTCCTGTGAGGGGTTGCTGACCTCCCAGCTAACAGCAACATCCATGGCAGCTGAAAACCCCCTGCAGAAATTATTGATGCAGCTGCAGAGGGGACAGCAGCCTGGAATGGGACCAATGGGAGGAGGcccagtaggaggaggagcccTGGGAGTGGGTATGGCAGGAGCAGCGGGGGGAGTAGGGGGAGTGACAGCTCCCTCAGTGGCCACGCCTCCCACAACCGTGCCAACAATAGAGAAGCCGCCTGAGCAGCAGTTTGATGCCATCCAGTCCCTCATGCAACAGCTCACCAACATGCAGACTCCAGCACAGGACCAGATACAACAG GAGGAGCAGCGCAGACGTGATGAAGACCAGaagagaatagaggaagagaggaagctgtTGGAAGACCAAAAGAGagctgaagaagagagaatcaAAATTGAGGAACTCAG GCTGAAGGAGGAACTGAagaggcaggaggagcagagaagAAGCCTGGAAGCACTGCGACGCCAGCATGAGGAGGAGGctcagaggctggaggaggagaggaggaagatcatGGAGGAGCAGATAAGAAGgcaggaggagatgagaagaattgaagaggagaaggttaggaaagaagaggagcagaaaaaaTTGAAA GATCAACAGATGAATGAAGCCAAGCGGAGACAAGAGGAGCAGCTGCGCCGCCAAGAGGAACACAggcgacaacagcagcagcaacaacagcagcagcagcagcagcagcagcagcagcagcagcagcatcaacaacagcagcagcagcagcagcagcatcaacaacagcagcagccacagcatcaacagcagcagcaacaacagcaacaacaacagcaacaacaactacttcagcagcaacagcagcagcagctgcttcaacagaagcagcaagaagaagcagccaagaggaaagaggaagctaGAAGACAAGAGGAACTCCGtagacagcaggaggaggaaagaaagagacaggaggaagagaggagaag gcgagaagaggaggaggaagaagcaagacAGCAAGCACAAATccaggaggaaatgaggaggattGCCCTAGAAGAGGAACGGAGACACATGCAACAG gtggaggaagaggagcgtcAGAGACAggctgaggaggaagacaggagacaCCAACACCTTTTGCATCTAAAGAATATCCTACCTGCCTGGAATACACAGAACCCAGCTCCAGCCCCTGAGGCAGCCCCAGCGCCCTCCCTGGCTGATATTCAGCGTgcccaggaggagaaggagaggagg GAACGGGAAGTGGAGCTCCAgatgcagcagcagcggcagagGGATGCCCAGAGACAGGCAGCAGAAGAGGCACGTCAGAAGAACTCTGGCCTGAAGTGGGCTGCCAAGGCTCAAGCCaatcctgctcctgctcctgtcAAGTCTCTCCTGGAGATTcaagcagaggaggaaaaggagctaAAGAAA CGCCAAGAGAAGGAGGCAGCTGAGCGAGCAGCAGCAGTCAGCCACATGAGTTTGGGGGCGGCAGGTGTGTGGGGCTCTGCCATGTCCAACCTTTCCTGGGCCAGCCGTGCCTCCACTGTGGGGACAACTGCGGCCAGCCACCAGTCTAGTCAACAG TGGGGTGGAAACAGTGGTGGTCAGTCAGCTGGAGGTGGTTTGTGGAACAATACAAGCCAGCCTGCTGCAGTCACTACCTCCAACCCCGGCCAATCCGTCTGGAACAATGATCACTCCTCCATCTGGAACCATGCTGACAACTCATCATCCACTG GTGGATTCTGGGACAACCCTGAGCCCAGCAAACCCAAGCCAGCAAGTGGCAGGACCCCCACCAAACCCAACAACCCAAACCAGAACCACAACCGAGGTGGTGGGCCAGCAGGGGCACCACAGCACAACAACAGTACAAGTACCCGGGTcagcaagaagaagaataaggatgagagtgaCATGGTGAAGAAGTTGTTCACTGAGAATGTTTCCCAGGCAGACAATTTCACTCAGTGGTGTAAATCTTCACTTAACACCATGAAGGTTCATGCTTCTATTGACA TTCCAACCTTTGTAACCTTCCTGGCGGAGGTTGAGTCCCCTTATGAAGTGCACGACTACATTCGCTCCTACCTTGGGGACAgcaaggaggtgagggagtttGCCAAGCAGTATTTGGAGCGGCGCAGCAAAGCTCGCAACGCTCAGAAGGAgcgggaggtggaggatgacatCCTGGCGCCGGCACCAGCTGTCAACCCCACTACCTCAGAGTTCCAAGAGGTCAAG GCCCGCAGCAGGAAGGCAAACAAAAAGAAGATGCAGAAGGTGGACAGCAGCATACTTGGCTTCAATGTGACCT